From a region of the Podospora pseudopauciseta strain CBS 411.78 chromosome 7 map unlocalized CBS411.78m_7, whole genome shotgun sequence genome:
- a CDS encoding uncharacterized protein (COG:S; EggNog:ENOG503PAPH) produces the protein MPSSSSNNNNNNNNNNNNNNNNNNNNNNNNNNPQQPSLPPHWHLTPEQQSQIFTTSILPLEITPFIPPTPLPSSPKPTAIILLGQTGSGKTRLAPLLSSSLSPSPNRPPCHLIADTYKTHHPFYTPCLTLHPALASALASPSARVWLSMACSAAAEAQIPVLVESACRHPGDFEDIVKIFSGAGYTVKVVILAVPKVLSRLGVLVRFYRGLPESMSRGLPLRLTPRGVHDESFGGCVTGAGWVDEHPGHVHEVVVVRRGGGVGYQNGSEGGEWKTEPKAREGLETQRRKLTSMEREGAEQNLKVLEGLVTEGKVDNTTVEELRGLLEETKGEEEEELKQLDIDAFVMGRKREAEQQQQQAKQKTTQEILDEIEFDDDDDINFYNTCSCCR, from the coding sequence atgccctcctcctcctccaacaacaacaacaacaacaacaataataacaacaacaacaacaacaacaacaacaacaacaacaacaacaacaacaaccctcaacaaccctccctccccccccactGGCACCTCACCCCCGAACAACAATCCCAgatcttcaccacctccatcctccccttaGAAATAACCCCCttcatcccccccacccctttaccctcttccccaaaaccaacagcgATAATCCTCCTCGGCCAAACCGGCTCAGGCAAAACCCgcctcgcccccctcctatcctcctccctatccccctcccccaatcgTCCCCCCTGCCACCTGATAGCAGACACCTacaaaacccaccaccccttctACACACCCTGCCTAACCCTCCATCCCGCCCTCGCCtccgccctcgcctccccctcTGCCAGAGTCTGGTTATCAATGGCttgctccgccgccgccgaagcgCAGATCCCGGTCTTGGTTGAGAGCGCGTGTCGACATCCGGGGGATTTTGAGGATATAGTCAAAATTTTCAGTGGGGCTGGGTACACAGTCAAGGTAGTCATCCTCGCCGTGCCAAAGGTCCTctcgaggttgggggtgttggttaGGTTTTATCGGGGGTTACCGGAGAGCATGAGCAGGGGGTTGCCGCTGAGGTTGACGCCGAGGGGTGTTCATGATGAGAGTTTTGGCGGGTGCGTTACTGGCGCGGGGTGGGTTGACGAGCACCCGGGACATGTGCAcgaggtggttgtcgttcggaggggagggggggtggggtatCAGAATGGgagtgagggaggggagtggaAGACGGAACCGAAagcgagggaggggttggaaaCGCAAAGGAGAAAGCTGACGTCGatggaaagggagggggcaGAGCAGAATTTGAAAgtgctggaggggttggtaACAGAGGGGAAGGTGGACAACACGACGGTGGAGGAACTGAGGGGGTTGCTGGAGGAGAcaaaaggggaggaggaggaggagctgaagcAGTTGGATATCGACGCTTTTGTCATGGGGCGAAAAAGGGAAGcggaacagcagcaacaacaagcaaAGCAAAAGACTACACAAGAGATCTTGGATGAGATCGAGttcgatgacgacgatgacatCAACTTTTACAATACCTGCTCTTGCTGCCGATAG